A window of Candidatus Binatia bacterium contains these coding sequences:
- a CDS encoding GTP-binding protein, with protein sequence MAKQKYERTKPHVNVGTIGHVDHGKTTLTAAITMVLAQKNPKISVR encoded by the coding sequence ATGGCGAAGCAGAAGTACGAGCGGACGAAGCCGCACGTGAACGTGGGAACGATCGGTCACGTGGATCACGGGAAGACGACGTTGACGGCGGCGATCACGATGGTGCTGGCGCAGAAGAATCCGAAGATTTCGGTGCGGGA